In Molothrus aeneus isolate 106 chromosome 11, BPBGC_Maene_1.0, whole genome shotgun sequence, a genomic segment contains:
- the CDK10 gene encoding cyclin-dependent kinase 10 isoform X2, giving the protein MAAAEAASEPGPEPAPGPAEPELEPLRLRRLCGDGFFEVPAADRLGRCRSVKEFEKLNRIGEGTYGIVYRARDTLTNETVALKKVRMDNEKDGMPISSLREITLLLQLQHPNIVELKDVVVGNHLESIFLVMGYCEQDLASLLENMQTPFSEAQVKCIILQVLKGLQYLHENYIIHRDLKVSNLLMTDKGCVKIADFGLARTYGMPPKPMTPKVVTLWYRAPELLLGMTTQTTSIDMWAAGCILAELLAHKPLLPGTSEIHQIDLIVQLLGTPNENIWPGFSKLPLATQYTLRKQPYNNLKHRFPWLSEAGLRLLNFLFMYDPKKRATAKDCLESSYFKEKPLPCEPELMPTFPHHRNKRAASTAVESQAKRSKP; this is encoded by the exons ATGGCAGCGGCTGAGGCGGCGTCAGAACCGGGGCCAGAACCGGCACCGGGACCGGCCGAGCCTGAGCTGGAGCCCCTGCGGCTGCGGCGGCTGTGCGGAGACGGCTTCTTCGAGGTCCCGGCGGCCGATCGG CTGGGACGATGCCGCAGCGTGAAGGAGTTTGAGAAGCTGAACCGGATCGGAGAGGGCACGTACGGCATCGTGT acCGTGCCCGGGACACGCTGACCAACGAGACAGTGGCACTGAAGAAGGTGCGGATGGACAACGAGAAGGATG gaaTGCCCATCAGCAGCCTGCGGGAGatcaccctgctcctgcagctccagcaccccaaCATTGTGGAGCTGAAGGACGTGGTTGTGGGAAACCACCTGGAGAG CATTTTCCTGGTGATGGGATACTGCGAGCAGGACCTGGCCAGTCTCCTGGAGAACATGCAAACGCCCTTCTCAGAGGCTCAG gtgaAGTGCATCATCCTGCAGGTGCTCAAGGGCCTGCAGTACCTCCATGAGAACTACATCATCCACAG GGACCTGAAGGTCTCCAACCTGCTGATGACCGACAAGGGCTGTGTGAAGATAG CTGATTTCGGCCTGGCACGCACCTACGGGATGCCCCCTAAGCCCATGACCCCCAAAGTGGTGACCCTGTG GTACCGcgcaccagagctgctgctgggcatgACCACCCAGACCACCAGCATCGACATGTG ggctgctggctgcATCCTGGCCGAGCTGCTGGCACACAAACCACTGCTGCCAGGCACCTCTGAGATCCACCAAATCGACCTCATcgtgcagctcctggggacacccaaTGAGAACATCTGGCCC GGGTTCTCCAAGCTGCCCCTGGCCACGCAGTACACCCTGCGCAAGCAGCCCTACAACAACCTCAAGCACAGGTTTCCCTGGCTCTCAGAGGCTGGGCTGCGACTGCTCAACTTCCTCTTCATGTATGACCCCAAAAAAAG GGCTACGGCCAAGGACTGCCTGGAGAGTTCCTACTTCAAGGAGAAGCCCTTGC CCTGTGAGCCAGAGCTGATGCCCACCTTCCCACACCACCGGAACAAGCGGGCGGCCAGCACAGCCGTGGAGAGCCAGGCCAAGCGCAGcaagccctga
- the CDK10 gene encoding cyclin-dependent kinase 10 isoform X1 produces the protein MAAAEAASEPGPEPAPGPAEPELEPLRLRRLCGDGFFEVPAADRLGRCRSVKEFEKLNRIGEGTYGIVYRARDTLTNETVALKKVRMDNEKDGMPISSLREITLLLQLQHPNIVELKDVVVGNHLESIFLVMGYCEQDLASLLENMQTPFSEAQVKCIILQVLKGLQYLHENYIIHRDLKVSNLLMTDKGCVKIADFGLARTYGMPPKPMTPKVVTLWYRAPELLLGMTTQTTSIDMWAAGCILAELLAHKPLLPGTSEIHQIDLIVQLLGTPNENIWPVRAPCPFSPCPFSLVLPWPLLTLSFPQGFSKLPLATQYTLRKQPYNNLKHRFPWLSEAGLRLLNFLFMYDPKKRATAKDCLESSYFKEKPLPCEPELMPTFPHHRNKRAASTAVESQAKRSKP, from the exons ATGGCAGCGGCTGAGGCGGCGTCAGAACCGGGGCCAGAACCGGCACCGGGACCGGCCGAGCCTGAGCTGGAGCCCCTGCGGCTGCGGCGGCTGTGCGGAGACGGCTTCTTCGAGGTCCCGGCGGCCGATCGG CTGGGACGATGCCGCAGCGTGAAGGAGTTTGAGAAGCTGAACCGGATCGGAGAGGGCACGTACGGCATCGTGT acCGTGCCCGGGACACGCTGACCAACGAGACAGTGGCACTGAAGAAGGTGCGGATGGACAACGAGAAGGATG gaaTGCCCATCAGCAGCCTGCGGGAGatcaccctgctcctgcagctccagcaccccaaCATTGTGGAGCTGAAGGACGTGGTTGTGGGAAACCACCTGGAGAG CATTTTCCTGGTGATGGGATACTGCGAGCAGGACCTGGCCAGTCTCCTGGAGAACATGCAAACGCCCTTCTCAGAGGCTCAG gtgaAGTGCATCATCCTGCAGGTGCTCAAGGGCCTGCAGTACCTCCATGAGAACTACATCATCCACAG GGACCTGAAGGTCTCCAACCTGCTGATGACCGACAAGGGCTGTGTGAAGATAG CTGATTTCGGCCTGGCACGCACCTACGGGATGCCCCCTAAGCCCATGACCCCCAAAGTGGTGACCCTGTG GTACCGcgcaccagagctgctgctgggcatgACCACCCAGACCACCAGCATCGACATGTG ggctgctggctgcATCCTGGCCGAGCTGCTGGCACACAAACCACTGCTGCCAGGCACCTCTGAGATCCACCAAATCGACCTCATcgtgcagctcctggggacacccaaTGAGAACATCTGGCCCGTGAGAGCTCCCTGCCCATTTTCCCcctgtcccttttccctggTGCTCCCCTGGCCCCTCCTGACACTCAGTTTCCCCCAGGGGTTCTCCAAGCTGCCCCTGGCCACGCAGTACACCCTGCGCAAGCAGCCCTACAACAACCTCAAGCACAGGTTTCCCTGGCTCTCAGAGGCTGGGCTGCGACTGCTCAACTTCCTCTTCATGTATGACCCCAAAAAAAG GGCTACGGCCAAGGACTGCCTGGAGAGTTCCTACTTCAAGGAGAAGCCCTTGC CCTGTGAGCCAGAGCTGATGCCCACCTTCCCACACCACCGGAACAAGCGGGCGGCCAGCACAGCCGTGGAGAGCCAGGCCAAGCGCAGcaagccctga
- the SPATA2L gene encoding spermatogenesis-associated protein 2-like protein — MCAGSALRQEHRQDYGPELRQEFHREYRRSLEREFGPAGTCPGPAVAERLRQRLQQEPALLEALQEDALALLARGLRDHPDPGLALRGLASAFRLLELAAVNLYLFPWRREFGTIPTFSGAYVHLLRPALPEADLLRSLGRLGYERRDRHCLAVGRLPPGPALIAAAVGFLACRLECEILAELALQLRQPCTEELLEARHWPGGAKGHLEMLQDLGTRPRVAPDCGDSVDLYQERPDSPEDTGSRDTAPPALWRDPQDVPTRGWGRCNSTLGPEPVGSTDPDTSSHLFPEPEMVGSGRRPQVLGEPRDSPQPTAELPCYQLHSCLQQGMLPSYCCSTCRQLHGGGCALGRACRSRHRGQELHGERQQRLWLQRTELDMLLAQGSAASS; from the exons ATGTGTGCAGGCTCGGCGCTGCGGCAGGAGCACCGGCAGGACTACGGGCCGGAATTGCGGCAGGAGTTCCACCGCGAGTACCGCCGCTCTCTGGAGCGGGAGTTCGGCCCCGCCGGgacctgccccggccccgccgtggcggagcggctgcggcagcggctgcagcaggagccggCGCTGCTGGAGGCCCTGCAGGAGGacgccctggcactgctggcccgggggctgcgggaccACCCCGACCCCGGGCTGGCGCTGCGAGGCCTGGCCAGCGCCTTCCGGCTGCTGGAGCTGGCGGCCGTCAACCTCTACCTCTTCCCGTGGCGCCGGGAGTTCGGCACCATCCCG ACCTTCTCCGGCGCCTATGTGCACCTGCTGCGCCCGGCGCTCCCCGAAGCCGACCTGCTGCGGAGTTTGGGCCGGCTGGGCTATGAGCGGCGGGACCGGCACTGCCTGGCCGTGGGCCGGCTGCCCCCGGGGCCTGCGCTGATCGCCGCCGCTGTTGGCTTCCTGGCCTGCCGCCTGGAGTGTGAgatcctggcagagctggcactgcagctgagaCAGCCCTGCACCGAGGAACTGCTGGAGGCACGGCACTGGCCCGGGGGTGCCAAGGGGCacctggagatgctgcaggacCTGGGGACACGGCCCAGGGTGGCTCCGGACTGCGGTGACAGCGTGGATCTCTATCAGGAGAGGCCAGACAGCCCTGAGGACacgggcagcagggacacagcccccccagcactgtggagggacccccaggatgTGCCCACGAGGGGCTGGGGCCGCTGCAACAGCACACTTGGGCCAGAGCCTGTGGGCAGCACTGATCCGGACACCTCCTCTCACCTCTTCCCAGAGCCGGAGATGGTGGGGAGTGGCAGAAGGCCCCAGGTCCTGGGGGAGCCCCGGGATTccccccagcccacagcagagctgccctgctaCCAGCTGCACTcatgcctgcagcagggcaTGCTGCCCTCGTACTGCTGCAGCACATGCCGGCAGCTGCACGGGGGCGGCTGCGCCCTGGGCCGCGCCTGCCGCAGCCGGCACCGCGGGCAGGAGCTGCATGGGGAGCGGCAGCAGCGCCTCTGGCTGCAGCGCACCGAGCTGGACATGCTACtggcccagggctctgcagccagctcctgA
- the VPS9D1 gene encoding VPS9 domain-containing protein 1 gives MAAPGGGEGPAPGRGGRGLQGAMRAASGALGMDSAGRTREAYVEYLKSITLIAQALQEEAAGTENSEGVTPDTPKLLKLAEQCLERVKSIAAALGKAQVKAAAQERGGGPAPLPRHRRVCSDEGGKLSPFLPPEIFQKLQIAEAQSARKELTPLEEASLQNQKLKAAYEARVARLNPSQAVQKTSLTLSLQRQMMENLVIAKAREETLQRKMEERRLRLQEAANRRFSSSVALTPEEQEQRALYAAILEYEQDHDWPRQWKAQLKRSPADLSVVSGLFSCLLSCPEHPISQLLRRLQCAVYARLYPAISRGPADASPASPSALSFLSLDAGGSSLPAEPGGRRLRASRSLHCMFSVPEHGPAALRHSQSSTPLADSGAPGPAEPPEPPRESSFEDLERFLASPEGWAPTEPPASSGQDTALPELLKGVVRDIHNAIDRLLALTLLAFEGLGTAAGKDQCLACLEEAFFPPLWAPLLALYRTVQQPREAALARSMERHRHAGPADMGLASRLFPPGPGRPAYASAVQDLRLIPLESCPRRKLECIVRALRGICECAEEYCGTRDGRSLATAAIGADDLLPILSYVVLQTGLPQLLSECAALEEFIHEGYLIGEEGYCLTSLQSALSYVESLQ, from the exons ATGGCCGCGCCGGGGGGCGGCGAGGGGCccgcgccgggccgggggggCCGCGGCCTGCAGGGAGCCATGAGGGCGGCGAGCGGCGCCCTGGGCATGGACAGCGCCGGGCGGACTAGG GAGGCGTACGTGGAGTACCTGAAGAGCATCACGCTGATCgcccaggccctgcaggaggaggCGGCAGGGACAG AGAACAGCGAAGGGGTGACCCCTGACACCCCGAAACTGCTGAAGCTGGCGGAGCAGTGCCTGGAGAGGGTGAAATCCATTGCGGCGGCGCTGG ggaaagCCCAGGTGAAAGCGGCTGCACaggagcggggcgggggcccGGCGCCCCTCCCCAGGCACCGCCGCGTCTGCTCGGACGAGGGGGGGAAGCTCTCGCCGTTCCTGCCCCCGGAGATCTTCCAGAAGCTGCAGATCGCCGAGGCACAGAGCGCACGGAA GGAGCTGACCCCGCTGGAGGAGGCCTCCCTGCAGAACCAGAAGCTGAAGGCGGCCTACGAGGCGCGGGTGGCGCGGCTGAACCCAAGCCAGGCTGTGCAGAAAACATCCCTG acgCTGTCCCTGCAGCGGCAGATGATGGAGAACCTGGTGATCGCCAAGGCCCGGGAGGAGACT ctgcagcgCAAGATGGAAGAGCGGCGGCTGCGGCTGCAGGAGGCGGCCAACCG gaggtTCTCCAGCAGCGTGGCACTCACCCccgaggagcaggagcagcgaGCACTCTACGCTGCCATCCTTGAGTATGAGCAAGACCAT GACTGGCCAAGGCAATGGAAGGCGCAGCTGAAGCGGAGCCCGGCGGATCTCTCTGTGGTGTCAGGGCTCTTCTCCTGCCTCCTGAG CTGCCCCGAGCACCCCATCTCGCAGCTGCTGCGGCGGCTGCAGTGCGCGGTGTACGCCCGGCTCTACCCCGCCAtcagccgcggccccgccgaCGCCTCCCCCGCCTCCCCCTCGGCTCTGTCCTTCCTGTCGCTGGACGCGGGGGGCTCCTCGCTGCCCGCCGAGCCCGGGGGCCGCCGGCTCCGTGCGTCCCGCAGCCTGCACTGCATGTTCTCGGTGCCCGAGCACGGCCCGGCCGCGCTGCGGCACAGCCAGTCCAGCACCCCCCTCGCCGACAGCGGCGCCCCGGGGCCCGccgagccccccgagcccccccggGAAAGCTCCTTCGAGGACCTGGAGCGGTTCCTGGCGTCCCCTGAGGGCTGGGCCCCCACAGAGCCCCCGGCCAGCTCCGGGCAGGACACGGCGCTGCCGGAGCTGCTGAAGGGCGTCGTGAGGGACATCCACAATGCCATCG acaggctgctggctctgacTCTGCTGGCCTTCGAGGGGCTCGGCACCGCCGCCGGCAAGGACCAGTGCCTGgcctgcctggaggaggctTTCTTTCCCCCGCTGTGGGCCCCGCTCCTGGCCCTTTACAG GACCGTGCAGCAGCCCCGCGAGGCGGCCCTGGCGCGCAGCATGGAGCGGCACCGGCACGCCGGCCCCGCCGACATGGGGCTGGCCTCGCGCCTCttcccgcccggccccggccgccccGCGTACGCCTCGGCCGTGCAGGACCTGCGGCTGATCCCGCTGGAGAGCTGTCCCCGCAGGAAGCTGGAGTGCATCG TGCGGGCCCTGCGCGGCATCTGCGAGTGTGCCGAGGAGTACTGCGGCACCCGGGACGGCCGGAGCCTAGCCACGGCCGCCAT CGGGGCAGACGACCTGCTGCCCATCCTGTCCTACGTGGTGCTGCAGAcggggctgccccagctgctctccgAGTGTGCGGCCCTGGAGGAGTTCATCCATGAGGG GTACCTGATCGGGGAGGAGGGATACTGCCTGACGTCCCTGCAGAGCGCCCTGTCCTACGTGGAGTCGCTGCAGTGA
- the ZNF276 gene encoding zinc finger protein 276: MKRDRRGRFLAAPGGPRAPPAPRRTPGTAARGSEPAEPPAAAACAPEAGIGRALSTGYCRLCHGKFSSRSLRHAFGKVPVLGESSEKQRRVDQVFFADFQRLVGVAVRQDPALPQFVCKKCHAQFYKCRSVLRTFIQRVNASPTGHAKSKGKSSGVQAQPGMEGGASCLVELITSSPQCLHSLVRWAHAHAGGCASVPALRSVLSSEYCGVLRASWGCADGHDYIMDTGSDCGSALLDNAAAAQRDWSKGSAQQRLTDNGAEAVPAPNAQHAAARTAPGQQPASTGSTAVPLSLEKEPTQDRDPSPLRLDGATSVREQALPQPVSPLSTATGQLSGKQVLSATSDERVKDEFSDLSEGDFLSDDESEKRNVQSSDDSFEPYPEKKVSGKKSDSKEAKKAEEPKIRKKPGPKPGWKKKIKCEREELPTIYKCPYQGCTAVYRGADGMKKHIKEHHEEVRERPCPHPGCNKVFMIDRYLQRHVKLIHTEVRNYICDECGQTFKQRKHLSVHQMRHSGAKPLQCEICGFQCRQRASLKYHMTKHKAEAELEFACDQCGKRFEKAHNLNVHMSMVHPLTQAQDKGKALEPEPLLLLTPAGTAQGQAVKPEVTAEPEPT; the protein is encoded by the exons ATGAAGCGCGATCGGCGCGGGCGGTTCCTGGCGGCCCCGGGCGgcccccgggccccccccgcgccccgccggaCCCCCGGCACGGCCGCCCGCGGCTCCGAGCCCGCCGAgccccccgcggccgccgcctgCGCACCGGAGGCAG GAATCGGCCGAGCCCTGAGCACCGGCTACTGCCGCCTGTGCCACGGCAAGTTCTCCTCGCGGAGCCTGCGCCATGCCTTCGGCAAGGTGCCCGTGCTGGGGGAGAGCTCGGAGAAGCAGCGCCGCGTGGACCAGGTGTTCTTCGCCGACTTCCAGCGGCTGGTGGGCGTGGCGGTGCGGCAGGACCCCGCGCTGCCCCAGTTCGTCTGCAAGAAATGCCATGCCCAGTTCTACAAGTGCCGCAGCGTCCTCCGCACCTTCATCCAGAGGGTGAACGCCTCGCCCACGGGCCACGCCAAGTCCAAAGGAAA GAGCAGCGGGGTCCAGGCACAGCCGGGTATGGAAGGAGGTGCCTCCTGCCTGG TGGAGCTGATCACGTCGAGCCCGCAGTGCCTGCACAGCCTGGTGCGCTGGGCGCACGCTCACGCGGGCGGCTGCGCCTCGGTGCCCGCGCTGCGCAGCGTGCTCTCCTCCGAGTACTGCGGGGTCCTCCGCGCCTCCTGGGGCTGCGCCGACGGCCACGACTACATCATGGACACGGGCTCGGACTGCGGCTCCGCGCTGCTCGACAACGCCGCGGCCGCCCAGCGCGACTGGAGCAAGGGCTCGGCGCAGCAGCGCCTGACTGACAATGGTGCCGAGGCTGTTCCCGCTCCCAACGCCCAGCACGCTGCAGCAAGGACAGCTCCTGGCCAGCAGCCcgccagcacagggagcacggCGGTGCCGCTGAGCCTGGAGAAGGAGCCCACTCAGGACAGGGATCCGTCTCCCTTGCGGCTGGACGGCGCCACCTCCGTCCGGGAGCAGGCCCTGCCGCAGCCCGTCTCCCCTCTGAGCACTGCCACAG GCCAGTTGAGTGGGAAGCAGGTTCTGTCTGCAACGTCGGATGAGCGGGTAAAAGACGAGTTCAGTGACCTTTCTGAGGG GGACTTCTTGAGCGATGATGAAAGCGAGAAGAGAAACGTGCAGTCCTCAGATGACTCCTTCGAGCCTTACCCCGAGAAGAA GGTTTCTGGCAAGAAAAGTGACAGTAAAGAAGCAAAGAAGGCAGAAGAGCCCAAAATAAGGAAGAAGCCGGGTCCTAagccaggctggaaaaaaaaaatcaaatgtgaaCG ggaggagctgcccaccATCTACAAGTGTCCTTACCAGGGCTGCACCGCTGTCTACAGAGGGGCTGATGGCATGAAG AAACACATCAAGGAGCACCACGAGGAGGTGCGGGAGAGGCCCTGCCCTCACCCTGGCTGCAACAAGGTGTTCATGATCGACCGGTACCTGCAGAGGCACGTCAAGCTCATCCACACAG AGGTACGGAACTATATCTGTGATGAGTGTGGGCAGACCTTCAAGCAACGCAAACACCTCTCGGTCCATCAGATGCGGCACTCGGGAGCGAAGCCCCTGCA GTGTGAGATCTGCGGGTTCCAGTGCCGCCAGCGCGCTTCCCTCAAGTACCACATGACCAAGCACAAAGCCGAGGCCGAGCTGGAGTTCGCCTGCGACCAGTGCGGGAAGCGCTTCGAGAAGGCTCACAACCTCAACGTGCACATGTCCATGGTGCACCCCCTGACCCAGGCTCAGGACAAGGGCAAGGCGCTGGAGCCagagcccctcctgctcctcactccTGCAGGGACTGCGCAGGGCCAGGCCGTGAAGCCAGAAGTGACTGCGGAGCCCGAGCCCACCTGA